The sequence GAATCTTCCATTTACTTGGGTATGGATATTTTGAAAAATGGGGCTGACGCTTTGATTTCAGCGGGGCATAGCGGAGCGACTATGGGTTTAGCGACCTTGCGTTTAGGGCGTATCAAGGGGGTTGAAAGGCCCGCTATTTGCACTTTGATGCCTAGCGTTGGCAAACGCCCTAGCGTGCTGTTAGACGCAGGAGCGAACACGGATTGCAAGCCTGAATATTTGATTGATTTTGCTCTTATGGGGTATGAATACGCTAAAAGCGTGTTGCATTATGATAGCCCTAAGGTGGGTCTTTTGAGTAATGGCGAAGAAGATATTAAAGGGAACATGCTCGTTAAAGAAACGCATAAAATGCTAAAAGCTTATGATTTCTTTTATGGCAATGTGGAGGGGAGCGATATTTTCAAAGGGGTTGTGGATGTGGTGGTTTGCGATGGCTTTATGGGGAATGTGGTCTTAAAGACAACAGAAGGGGTCGCTAGCACGATAGGCTCTATTTTTAAAGATGAAATTAAAAGCTCTTTTAAATCTAAAATGGGGGCTTTGATGCTTAAGAATGCGTTTGGTATTTTAAAACAAAAAACCGATTACGCTGAATATGGGGGAGCACCGCTTTTAGGCGTGAATAAAAGCGTGATCATTAGCCACGGCAAGAGCAACGCTAGAGCGGTTGAATGCGCGATTTATCAGGCTATTAGCGCTGTTGAAAGTCAGGTTTGTTTGAGGATTACCCAAGCGTTTGAGAGCTTAAAGCCTAGCGTTTCTGCGCATCAAAGTGATCAGCAAGACGCTTAAAGATGACTATTTTAAGGGGATTGAATGGAATTTTACGCCTCTCTTAAATCCATTGCGATGCATGTTCCAAGCGAGTGTGTGAAAAATGCAGAGTTTCAGCAATTTTTGGATACCAGCGATGAATGGATAGAAAAAAGGACTGGTATCAAAGAGCGCCGTTTCGCTAACGATGAAGAAAAAAGCAGCGATTTAGGGGTAATAGCGGCTAAACAGGCCATAGAGAGAGCGCATTTAACCCCAAAAGACATTGATTTGGTGGTTGTGGCGACTTTAAGCCCTGATTTTTTGGCCATGCCTTCAACCGCTTGCGTGTTGAGCGCGAAATTAGGCATTGAAAACAAGCCGGCGTTTGATATTTCAGCCGCTTGCACGGGTTTTATTTATTTATTATCGGTGGCTAAGGCTTATGTTGAGAGCGGGATGTATGAAAATGTGCTGATTGTGGGGGCAGAAAAAACGAGCAGCGTGCTAGATTTTAAGGATAGGGGGACTTGTATTTTATTTGGCGATGGGGCTGGGGCGTGCGTGATAGGCAGAACCAAGCGTTTAAAAGAAAGCATTTTAGATGTGCAGATTTCAGCGAACGGGAATTTTTCTAATTATCTCTATACGCCAAGGACTCTAAAACCCACGCCCTTTAACGCTAAAGAAGAAGCTTTAGAGCCTTTTTTGTGCATGAAAGGCAATGAAGTGTTTAAACTAGCGGTAAAAACGCTTTTAAAAGATGTGGAAATGATCTTAGAAAAAAACGCTCTCAAACCTGAAGATGTGCGTTTGTTTATCCCGCATCAAGCTAATTTTAGGATCATTCAAGCGGTGCGGGAGCATTTGGATTTTAAAGATGAGCAAGTGGTTTTAACCGTGCATAAATACGGCAACACTTCAGCAGCCAGTATCCCTATGGCTATGGGTGAAGCTTATGAAGAGGGGTGCTTGAAAAAGGGCGATTTAATGCTTTTAGACGCTTTTGGTGGGGGATTGACTTGGGGTTCAGCGTTGGTGTATTTTGGAGGAAGTTAAGAAAAGATTGAAGGAGTATTGATGAAAAAGGTGATTTTTTTATTTTTAGTGGTGTTGGGGGGGTTAAAGTCGCAAAGCAGTTATTGCAGCGATTTTTGTGAAGGCACGCCAGATAGCCGTATCCCTCCTATGGGGTTTCATTTCAGTTTTGTGCATTCAGTGAAATATTACTTGCAAGACCCACAAGAGCGCGATCACAAGCTTAAAAAATGCCATCAAGCCTTTGATTCGACGCTTAAGGTTAATTTTATCACGAAGTCTTTTAAAAAGGATTGCAAGCATGCGCAAATGGCTTTAGAGCAAGCTCAAAAAGGGACTCCATAAAAGGGGTTTCTTTAGGGATTTTATTTCTTATAGCAGAAATTATTTTAAAGTAAAAGACAGATAAGGATTAGGGGCTA is a genomic window of Helicobacter pylori oki112 containing:
- the plsX gene encoding phosphate acyltransferase PlsX; translated protein: MKIVIDLMGADHGVLPVIEGVSRALENKSFSAVLVGDKDKATPFISKELASKVEMIHTQDYIKMEEAATEAIKRKESSIYLGMDILKNGADALISAGHSGATMGLATLRLGRIKGVERPAICTLMPSVGKRPSVLLDAGANTDCKPEYLIDFALMGYEYAKSVLHYDSPKVGLLSNGEEDIKGNMLVKETHKMLKAYDFFYGNVEGSDIFKGVVDVVVCDGFMGNVVLKTTEGVASTIGSIFKDEIKSSFKSKMGALMLKNAFGILKQKTDYAEYGGAPLLGVNKSVIISHGKSNARAVECAIYQAISAVESQVCLRITQAFESLKPSVSAHQSDQQDA
- a CDS encoding ketoacyl-ACP synthase III, producing the protein MEFYASLKSIAMHVPSECVKNAEFQQFLDTSDEWIEKRTGIKERRFANDEEKSSDLGVIAAKQAIERAHLTPKDIDLVVVATLSPDFLAMPSTACVLSAKLGIENKPAFDISAACTGFIYLLSVAKAYVESGMYENVLIVGAEKTSSVLDFKDRGTCILFGDGAGACVIGRTKRLKESILDVQISANGNFSNYLYTPRTLKPTPFNAKEEALEPFLCMKGNEVFKLAVKTLLKDVEMILEKNALKPEDVRLFIPHQANFRIIQAVREHLDFKDEQVVLTVHKYGNTSAASIPMAMGEAYEEGCLKKGDLMLLDAFGGGLTWGSALVYFGGS